In Acidobacteriota bacterium, a single genomic region encodes these proteins:
- a CDS encoding VCBS repeat-containing protein — protein MGKFPSRASGSISGRAAMLLVLGLLLGAASVPAQLSGTYTVGAGGDYATLTAAVAAYNAAPITGPVLFTLLDTSYPGETIPIAINANAGASSTNALTIRPAAGVAVVIEGSPAANGLIYLNGADWVVIDGLNAGSSLILRSTSASNGAIYLGSDATHNEIRNCTIEGGAINGVIRFDTPTATGNDDNTFYSNVIRDRTDAAGVPQYLVYSTASVGSPYSNSNNLFLNNTFRNFTANAINAGNFAYTDSWQITGNDFFQDAARTGALSVIYFNALGANNISDNTIHDMQTSSTGSTYGIQFNASTTAAGAQVISNNTIYNMTLTGTGGSLYGIRIDGPGNVSTTVSGNRIYGFGPTNSSFTGTLYGIHNYGISASTKPLNIVNNMITLAPTTNCNCTLRGIDLYGYTGNVENLYYNSVYLGGTATGSTATYAIVQRMGSTATATNNIAFNGRTGSTGTHYALAKYSTGTFTSDYNACAGTGGTTAANFFYSGSAGVNFATWQGGVRDLHSRAETAANVTTQHAMDFLDKSNAVGNLHVDPGACLFVDNTGTPIVGYTTDYDLDTRDVSHPDIGADEFFALPRAPFDLNADYTTDILLRHDSSQELTSWLMSGTGAAQGPYLDLVTGTDWQLTGVADFDDNGYADILWRQASTGVTSVWKMNAAGHYADISHGVIPTGWQIAAVADFDADRKADLLLRNTTTHDCVIWYCADGGVVKFEKYLLTVDADWVVLGTGDLNLDGRDDIFWRKTSNGDLSVWFVNENGYIGNMSPGNLASTVKVVGIGDADLDYKADLFLRDTTTGDLTLWFCDETHVKGTAAFGVNGDTNWKPAGIGDYNLDFQSDLLWYNTSTGDLVVWYGDDTGYLGGFYVGNVAVAWKPQNDLNFGGRSLLSLLGVTPIWQ, from the coding sequence ATGGGTAAGTTTCCTTCGAGAGCATCGGGTTCGATCAGCGGGCGGGCGGCGATGCTGCTCGTCCTCGGGCTGCTGCTCGGCGCCGCATCGGTGCCGGCCCAGCTGAGCGGCACCTACACGGTGGGCGCCGGGGGCGACTACGCCACCCTGACCGCCGCCGTGGCCGCCTACAACGCCGCGCCAATCACCGGGCCGGTGCTGTTCACCCTGCTGGACACGAGCTACCCCGGTGAGACCATCCCCATCGCCATCAACGCCAACGCCGGGGCGAGTTCCACCAACGCCCTGACCATCCGGCCGGCCGCCGGGGTGGCCGTGGTGATCGAGGGCAGCCCCGCCGCCAACGGCCTGATCTACCTCAACGGCGCCGACTGGGTGGTCATCGACGGCCTGAACGCCGGGTCCTCCCTGATCCTGCGCAGCACCAGCGCGTCCAACGGCGCCATCTACCTCGGCTCGGACGCCACCCACAACGAGATCCGCAACTGCACCATCGAAGGGGGCGCCATCAACGGCGTCATCCGCTTCGACACCCCCACCGCCACCGGCAACGACGACAACACCTTCTATAGCAACGTCATCCGCGACCGCACCGACGCCGCCGGCGTGCCGCAGTACCTGGTCTACAGCACCGCCAGCGTCGGGAGCCCTTATTCCAACAGCAACAACCTCTTCCTCAACAACACCTTCCGGAACTTCACCGCCAACGCCATCAACGCCGGCAACTTCGCCTACACCGACAGCTGGCAGATCACCGGCAACGACTTCTTCCAGGATGCCGCCCGGACCGGCGCCCTGTCGGTGATCTACTTCAACGCGCTGGGGGCCAACAACATCAGCGACAACACCATCCACGACATGCAGACGAGCAGCACCGGGTCCACCTACGGCATCCAGTTCAACGCCTCCACCACGGCCGCCGGCGCGCAGGTGATCTCGAACAACACCATCTACAACATGACGCTGACCGGCACCGGCGGCTCGCTGTACGGCATCCGGATCGACGGCCCCGGCAACGTGAGCACCACCGTCTCCGGCAACCGGATCTACGGCTTCGGCCCCACCAACTCCTCCTTCACGGGGACGTTGTACGGCATTCACAACTACGGGATCTCCGCGTCGACGAAACCGCTCAACATCGTCAACAACATGATCACCCTCGCCCCCACCACCAACTGCAACTGCACCCTCCGCGGCATTGACCTGTACGGTTACACGGGCAACGTCGAAAACCTCTACTACAACTCGGTCTACCTCGGCGGGACGGCCACGGGGTCCACCGCCACCTATGCCATCGTCCAGCGGATGGGCTCCACGGCCACCGCGACCAACAACATCGCCTTCAACGGCCGCACGGGCAGCACCGGGACGCACTACGCCCTGGCCAAGTACTCCACGGGCACCTTCACCTCCGACTACAACGCCTGTGCCGGGACCGGCGGCACCACCGCGGCCAACTTCTTCTACAGCGGCAGCGCGGGGGTGAACTTCGCCACCTGGCAGGGCGGGGTGCGGGACCTCCACTCCCGGGCGGAAACCGCCGCCAACGTGACGACCCAGCACGCGATGGACTTCCTCGACAAGAGCAACGCCGTCGGCAACCTGCACGTCGACCCCGGCGCCTGCCTCTTCGTCGACAACACGGGCACGCCGATCGTGGGGTACACGACGGACTACGACCTGGACACCCGCGACGTGTCGCACCCGGACATCGGGGCCGACGAGTTCTTCGCACTGCCCCGGGCCCCGTTCGACCTGAACGCCGACTACACCACCGACATCCTCCTGCGCCACGACAGCTCCCAGGAACTTACCAGCTGGCTGATGTCCGGTACCGGCGCCGCCCAGGGGCCCTACCTGGACCTCGTGACGGGGACGGACTGGCAGCTGACCGGCGTGGCGGACTTCGACGACAACGGGTACGCGGACATCCTGTGGCGGCAGGCCTCCACCGGCGTGACGTCCGTCTGGAAGATGAACGCGGCCGGTCACTACGCCGACATCTCCCACGGGGTCATCCCGACGGGCTGGCAGATCGCGGCCGTGGCCGACTTCGACGCGGACCGCAAGGCCGACCTGCTGCTGCGCAACACGACCACCCATGACTGCGTGATCTGGTACTGCGCCGACGGGGGCGTGGTGAAGTTCGAGAAGTACCTCCTCACCGTCGATGCCGACTGGGTCGTGCTGGGCACCGGCGACCTGAACCTGGACGGCCGGGACGACATCTTCTGGCGAAAGACCTCGAACGGCGACCTCTCGGTCTGGTTCGTGAACGAGAACGGCTACATCGGGAACATGTCGCCGGGCAACCTGGCGTCCACGGTGAAGGTGGTGGGGATCGGCGACGCGGACCTTGACTACAAGGCGGACCTGTTCCTGCGCGACACCACCACCGGGGACCTGACCCTCTGGTTCTGCGACGAGACCCACGTCAAGGGGACCGCCGCCTTCGGCGTCAACGGTGACACCAACTGGAAGCCCGCCGGAATCGGGGATTACAACCTCGACTTCCAGAGCGATCTCCTGTGGTACAACACCTCTACCGGCGACCTGGTGGTTTGGTATGGCGACGATACGGGGTATCTTGGCGGTTTCTACGTCGGCAACGTGGCCGTGGCCTGGAAACCCCAGAACGACCTCAACTTCGGCGGCCGCTCGCTCCTGAGCCTGCTCGGGGTGACCCCGATCTGGCAGTAG